From a region of the Posidoniimonas corsicana genome:
- a CDS encoding VWA domain-containing protein encodes MTQRLPAFIAQVAPVETDAVWRLQTHWTFAPWLTVVLISSAAALVIYCYARERTPAGAWYRSLLGLLRLATIAMILVMLSELLLAGTRSGRPRFGWIFDLSGSMSVTDSLSQADAPSRLDKVKQKLLEDDAAIVRGVGGQYDMDALTLGATQQPLASAADQLPDAIETLRADPDAMTRLGDAVQSMVERSAGPAPQAVVVWTDGRNTAGRSLSAAADAARRAGTQLFFIGVGAEESPPDIVLSDPLADEVVFVDDILSLGATLRVKGDLKTPVRLTLRQEGESTPLAEQTLNPSTDAATPVQLLHRPTEPGDYRYVIEAAPVEGERDADNNRVAFDVQVRKAHVRVLLAAGYPMYEFRYLKSLLGRDTTVALQTYLQESDLQYATSDQTAIQRFPLRRRDLDQYDVVVLLDVDPQLLPRSVWSELAGFVSEDGGGLVMVAGTRYLPWAYRRYEDFQSLSPTRLDTAPLASRTPPDQYLLRPTPLGMQSSSFQLGDNPRDSQSIWRRLTALNWAADLGEPKPAAQVLAVHPSRTTAEGRPLPLVATQYFGAGQVLMHGFDSSYLWRKRVGDVYFARYWVQTLRRLAHGRLKRDDRGWELAVERGEYERGEPVRVRLRTPDGGVREAAVLLQPESGPQQRVELSPSAVRPGVLETDLEDLPAGRYRVLLAGADSESVSATFEVVNPPGEFAQLEMNAAGMRAAAERTGGAFYRLDEAQELLANLPEAQRVPIESLPPIELWNRWWMLAGICGCLCAEWILRKRKAML; translated from the coding sequence ATGACCCAACGCCTTCCGGCATTCATCGCTCAGGTTGCGCCGGTCGAAACCGACGCGGTCTGGCGGCTGCAGACGCACTGGACGTTCGCCCCGTGGCTGACGGTGGTGCTCATCTCGTCGGCGGCTGCGCTGGTGATCTACTGCTACGCCCGCGAGCGGACGCCGGCCGGCGCGTGGTACCGCTCCCTCCTGGGGCTGCTGCGGCTGGCGACCATCGCGATGATCCTAGTGATGCTTAGCGAGCTGCTGTTGGCCGGCACGCGGTCGGGACGGCCACGCTTCGGCTGGATCTTCGACCTCTCGGGGAGCATGTCGGTCACGGATTCGCTCAGCCAGGCGGACGCGCCGTCGCGGCTGGACAAGGTCAAGCAGAAGCTCCTGGAGGACGACGCGGCGATCGTCCGCGGCGTGGGCGGGCAGTACGACATGGACGCCCTGACCCTCGGCGCGACGCAGCAGCCGCTGGCGTCCGCCGCCGACCAGCTGCCCGACGCCATCGAGACCCTCCGCGCCGACCCGGACGCGATGACCCGGCTGGGCGACGCCGTGCAGAGCATGGTCGAGCGTTCGGCCGGCCCCGCGCCGCAGGCGGTGGTGGTCTGGACCGACGGCCGCAACACCGCCGGGCGGTCGTTGTCGGCCGCCGCCGACGCCGCCCGCCGGGCCGGCACGCAGCTGTTCTTCATCGGCGTTGGCGCCGAAGAGAGCCCGCCCGACATCGTGCTGTCCGACCCGCTGGCCGATGAGGTGGTGTTCGTCGACGACATCCTCTCGCTCGGCGCCACCCTGCGCGTGAAGGGCGACCTCAAGACGCCCGTTCGGCTCACGCTGCGTCAGGAGGGCGAGTCCACGCCGCTCGCCGAACAGACGCTCAATCCGTCCACCGACGCGGCCACGCCGGTGCAGCTGCTGCACCGGCCGACCGAGCCCGGCGACTACCGCTACGTGATCGAGGCAGCGCCGGTCGAGGGCGAACGGGACGCCGACAACAACCGCGTCGCGTTCGACGTGCAGGTCCGCAAGGCTCACGTGCGGGTGCTGCTGGCGGCGGGCTACCCGATGTACGAGTTCCGCTACCTCAAGAGCCTGCTGGGCCGCGACACGACCGTCGCGCTGCAGACCTACCTGCAAGAGTCGGACCTGCAGTACGCCACGAGCGACCAGACGGCCATCCAGCGGTTCCCCCTCCGCCGCCGCGACCTCGACCAGTACGACGTGGTCGTGCTGCTGGATGTCGACCCGCAGCTGCTGCCACGCTCGGTCTGGAGCGAGCTGGCGGGGTTCGTCAGCGAGGACGGCGGCGGGCTGGTGATGGTGGCCGGCACGCGCTACCTGCCGTGGGCGTACCGCCGGTACGAAGACTTCCAATCGCTATCGCCGACCCGGCTCGATACGGCGCCGCTGGCCAGTCGCACGCCGCCGGACCAGTACCTACTGCGGCCCACGCCGCTCGGGATGCAGAGCTCCTCGTTCCAGCTCGGCGACAACCCACGCGACAGCCAGTCCATCTGGCGGCGGCTCACGGCCCTCAACTGGGCCGCCGACCTGGGCGAGCCCAAGCCCGCCGCGCAGGTGCTGGCCGTGCACCCTAGCCGCACCACGGCCGAGGGCCGGCCGCTGCCGCTGGTCGCGACCCAGTATTTCGGCGCTGGTCAGGTGCTGATGCACGGCTTCGACAGCAGCTACCTATGGCGCAAACGCGTCGGCGACGTCTACTTCGCCCGCTATTGGGTGCAGACGCTCCGCCGTCTGGCCCACGGGCGGCTCAAACGCGACGACCGCGGCTGGGAGCTGGCGGTCGAACGGGGCGAGTACGAGCGTGGCGAGCCGGTCCGCGTGCGGCTCCGCACCCCCGACGGTGGGGTTCGCGAGGCCGCCGTGCTGCTGCAGCCCGAAAGCGGCCCGCAGCAGCGTGTCGAGCTGAGCCCCTCCGCGGTGCGGCCGGGCGTGCTCGAAACCGACCTCGAGGACCTTCCCGCCGGGCGGTACCGCGTGCTGCTGGCGGGCGCCGACAGCGAGTCGGTCAGCGCGACCTTCGAGGTGGTGAACCCGCCCGGAGAGTTTGCCCAGCTTGAAATGAACGCGGCCGGCATGCGGGCCGCGGCCGAGCGTACCGGCGGGGCGTTCTACCGTCTGGACGAGGCTCAGGAGCTGCTCGCCAACCTGCCAGAGGCCCAGCGGGTGCCGATTGAATCGCTCCCCCCGATCGAGCTGTGGAACCGCTGGTGGATGCTCGCCGGCATCTGCGGCTGCCTGTGCGCCGAGTGGATTCTGCGAAAACGCAAGGCAATGCTATAA